CCAAGGCTTCGGCTTCGCGTTCCGGATGGAAGCTATGCCATGGCACAATGGTTCGAGGATTGACTTCTTTCGCCAAAGTAATTAAATCCTCACGGCTAGCATGACCCGAGGCATTCATGAACTGCAAGGGGATGTGATGCGCTTCTAGCCAGTCTTTGAGTTGCGCAAACCGCGGGTCGTAATCGCCTAGTGGCTCGCCGTTACTGTGGATGTAGGTCGTGATGGGCATGTCAGTCAGTCGTTCCAGATGGTCAAAACTATTTTGCAGGACATAGTGTTGGGGATCACGGGCAATGTCCGTCAGACTGATTGTTTGACCAAGAATAGCATCGGGTTTTTGATCGGTCATGGTGGTCAGCACAGCCGCGTCATCAGGTTCCCACACCAATTGACGGCCGGCAGTGTGTGCACTGGCCTGAAAACCCGCCAGACGCTCGTAATTGCGGATGTAAGGATTGATGACGACAAGCGTCGGGCTTTCCGCCAGCACTGTCTGAAATTGCTTCTGCAGGCTCATTTCGGTCAATGGGATGCTGGGGTGATCCTGATCTTCAACAGGGGCAGCTGTGTCAAAAGAGAAGCTGGTGCCTTCCAACATAAACAAGCTTAGCTTTTCTTGGTTAAATCGCTTGGCCCAGGCATGAACCCGTTCAGCATGCGGGCCATTTAACCGGACATCACCGGAATGGGCATAGCGTCGTGAGCCGTCATCGACTAGGAGCGCCATGACGCCCGGCTCGTCGTGATCACTGTGGAAGCCTGTTACGGTGAGGTCACCAATGGTTATGGGCTGTTCATAGGCAAGGGGATGCAGATTTGCAACTGGCTTTTCGATGCCTAGTTTGATTAACAGTTGATAGAGCTTATAGGATGGTTCCGAAAGATAAATCGGAATCGGTTTCTTTAAATATTGCAATGCACCCATGTGGTCAATGTGCAGATGTGAGATAAAGATGGCCTCATGTGTGTAAACGTCTGGTTGATCAAAAAATAGTTCCGGCACATGCGGCAATTTACCATTATCGATGGCAGAGCTGACTGTTTCGTTGCTGAGATCAGCAGCCACGCCGAAGTCCATGATAACGCGGCTGGTTTTAGTTGCGAATTCGACGATGTTGCCGCCGATGGTGTTTAACCCATTTAAAAAGCGAATTGTTGTCACAGTGTTACCTCCAATTGTTTCAATATCATTTTGAGAACACTAAAGCGTACCCCGCCGGCTACCGAAAAGCAAACAAAAACCGAATCAGCACATAGCTGATTCGGCAAAGATCAAGGCGGAGCAAACAATTACTTGTTTGTCTTGATGATGGTTTCAGTTTGACCCTGAAGTGTCTTCAAAGCCTGATCTGGTTTTTCATGCTTAGTCAGCATCGCATCAACCGCATTAAGAAGATCGTTACGATATTCTGAGAAGCCGATGAAAGCGGTGGACTGGAAGCCAAAGCCCAAAGAATCAACTGCAGCTTGGCTAGTTGGGTTAGCACTCAGATATTTCTTAAAGTCAGCAGATTTAACAGCGGACTTACGCAGTGGCACATAACCAGTCAATTGGGCCCACTTGGAAGTTTCCTTCTCAGAAAGCAGGTACTTCATGAATGCCCAAGCGCCTTTTTGCTTATCGCTAGATGCGGACTTGAAGAGGACGATATCATTACCGGCAAGTTCGGTTGCCTTTTTGCCTTTGTAGCTTGGTAGCGGCATTGTGCCCCACTTGAAGTCTTTCGGTGCATTTTGCTTCATGTTGGTGATCCCAGCACTTGAACCGGCATAAAAGAGTGTTTTACCAGCGGTGAAGTTCTTATCGCCGTAAATGTCTTCGCCGGCAGTCTTGGCTTCGCCGCTGTTAACCATGTCCATAATGAAGTTAGCAGCAGTTAAGGTTTTCTTGCTATCCAAGTTAGCTTTCAGCGGGTCAGCTGAAACTAACGGATTGCCAGCCTGACGTGCCAGACCTTCAAATTCCATATCAAAACTCTTATCGAAACCAATAGCGGCAATACCGTCTGCCTTCAGTTTATCGGCATCTTTTTTGATGTCTTCCCAGCTGGTTGGCTTGGCAATATTGTATTTCTTCATCAGTGCTTCATTGTAGAAAAGAATACGTGTGGACTTGGAGAATGGCACGCTGTAATACTTGCCTTGATACTTGGAGCTGGACAAGAAGGCTGGGTAGATGTCCTTCAAGTCGCTGCTGCTCATCTTGTCGTCGCCTTTGAGCATGTATTGATCAAGCGGGGAAATAAAACCATTTTTCACGTAGTCAGGAACAGTGGTGTAAGTTGTTTGGGCAATGGTTGGCAGGTTGCGAGATTTTGCTGCAGCCATGATCTTTTGTTGCAAGGCGGTGTAGTTACCTTGCGCGGTGCCGACAACTTTATACTGTTTCTGACTCTTATTGAAATCATTGATGATTTGATCAAGAGCCTTTTGGTAAGGACCGTTCATGCCGTGCCAAAAAGTGATCGTCACCCGTTTGCCCGAATCACTCTTGGTGCTTGAACTCGATTTGCTGCTGCTGTTACTGCCGCAAGCCGTCAAAACAGCGACAAGAACGACGGTGAACATTGCAAGTAATGCTTTTACCCAAGTTTGCTTTTTCATTTTGGTAGATTATCCTTTCAATCCAGCTTTAGAAATCCCAGCAATAATGTACTTCTGCAAGAAGATATACAAAACAACCATTGGAATGATGACGAATGTGGAAGCGGCCATCAGAAGTTGATATTGCGTGCCGGCATCGGTCGTGAAGGCCTGCAAGCCGACTGGCAAGGTACGCATCTTGTCAGAGTTCGTAACGATCAATGGCCACATGAAGGCATTCCATGAGCCAATCACCTGAAGAACGGTGACCGCGGTAATCGTTGACTTGCTCATTGGGACAAGCACTTGCCACAAATATTTCCAATCGGACGCACCGTCGATTTTAGCAGCGTAGTAGATCTGATTCGGTGTTGATTGGAAAGTCTGACGCAAGGTAAAAACGGTGAAGAAGCTGGCCAACCACGGCAGAATCAAAGCGCCGTAATGGTCAATTTGCCCTAAGTGTGACAAGGTCACGAAGTTAGGGATGATTAACATTTCACCTGGAATCATCATGGTTCCGAGGAAAATAATGAACAAGAGGTTCTTGCCGTAAAACTTCAATCGAGCGAAAGCAAAAGCGGCAAGAATACTGGTAAAGAGCTGCCCGACCGTTGTGATAACAGTGACGATCGTGCTATTAATGAAATACTGTCCAAACGGTGCTTCGTTCCACGCCTTGACGTAGTTACCCCATTGTAGAACCTTAGGGATCCAGATCGGTGGAACGGCAATCGTTTCCGGTGCCGTTTTAAGTGATGTGGAGATCATCCATAAGAAGGGGATCAGCATGGTGATCGCGCCTAAAATGACAATCAGGTAAAGCAGAATTTTACTGATTTTTTTAGCCATGTTTTTGCCTCCTCCTTAGTAATGAACGTGCTTGCGGGAATACCACAACTGCACGAGTGTCACTAGCAGGATGAGGAAGAAAAGCACAACCCCAGACGCAGCAGCAATTGGATACTTGTACTCGGTATAAAATTTCTGGTACAGATAGTAAACAATTGTCAAATCAGCTTTACCTGGTCCGGGCGTGCCTTGGAACAAGGCGAAGATTTCATCGAACACCTTGAAGCTGCCGATGATCCCGTTAACTGAAACCAAGAAAGTGATTGGTGATAGCATCGGGATCGTGATGTTCCAAAATCGCTGACGCGCGTTGGCGCCATCGATTTCAGCGGCTTCGTAATACCCGTGGTCAATGTTGTTGAGACCGACCAAGAAAAGAATGATGTTGAAGCCCAGACTTTTCCAAATACTCATAATGATCAGCGCCAGCAGTGCATAATGCGGATCAGTCAGCCAGTTAATGGGATGGATACCAAACCAGCCCATAAAGTAGTTGATCAGCCCATAGTTACTGTGGAACATCCAATTCCAAACCATCGCAATCGCCACAGTACTGGTGACAAACGGAAGGAAATAGACGGTTCTGAAGAAACCGGAGATGATCTTCACCTGGTTTAGCAATAAGGCAATGATCAAGGATAAAATGACAGTGATCGGAACCACGCCGACAACAAAAACCAGCGTATTCCGCACAGCCAAGTGAAAATCAGGATCATTCCAAAGATAAACAAAGTTATCAAAGCCCCAAGCACTGACCTTATCAGTATAAAAATCATACTTCGTGTACAAACTCATCAGAAATGAGTTAATAATCGGCCAGATATTGAAGGTGATGGTAATCACCAGCATTGGCAGCAAATACAGCGCTGCTTTGGCGGTCGATTTTAGGCTTGCTTTTTCATTCAGCATGACTTTCACCACCAAAAATCAAG
This genomic window from Lacticaseibacillus paracasei subsp. paracasei contains:
- a CDS encoding MBL fold metallo-hydrolase; the protein is MTTIRFLNGLNTIGGNIVEFATKTSRVIMDFGVAADLSNETVSSAIDNGKLPHVPELFFDQPDVYTHEAIFISHLHIDHMGALQYLKKPIPIYLSEPSYKLYQLLIKLGIEKPVANLHPLAYEQPITIGDLTVTGFHSDHDEPGVMALLVDDGSRRYAHSGDVRLNGPHAERVHAWAKRFNQEKLSLFMLEGTSFSFDTAAPVEDQDHPSIPLTEMSLQKQFQTVLAESPTLVVINPYIRNYERLAGFQASAHTAGRQLVWEPDDAAVLTTMTDQKPDAILGQTISLTDIARDPQHYVLQNSFDHLERLTDMPITTYIHSNGEPLGDYDPRFAQLKDWLEAHHIPLQFMNASGHASREDLITLAKEVNPRTIVPWHSFHPEREAEALDTQTNAAVVLPERDLYYDFDELNEEE
- a CDS encoding ABC transporter substrate-binding protein, which produces MKKQTWVKALLAMFTVVLVAVLTACGSNSSSKSSSSTKSDSGKRVTITFWHGMNGPYQKALDQIINDFNKSQKQYKVVGTAQGNYTALQQKIMAAAKSRNLPTIAQTTYTTVPDYVKNGFISPLDQYMLKGDDKMSSSDLKDIYPAFLSSSKYQGKYYSVPFSKSTRILFYNEALMKKYNIAKPTSWEDIKKDADKLKADGIAAIGFDKSFDMEFEGLARQAGNPLVSADPLKANLDSKKTLTAANFIMDMVNSGEAKTAGEDIYGDKNFTAGKTLFYAGSSAGITNMKQNAPKDFKWGTMPLPSYKGKKATELAGNDIVLFKSASSDKQKGAWAFMKYLLSEKETSKWAQLTGYVPLRKSAVKSADFKKYLSANPTSQAAVDSLGFGFQSTAFIGFSEYRNDLLNAVDAMLTKHEKPDQALKTLQGQTETIIKTNK
- a CDS encoding carbohydrate ABC transporter permease; the encoded protein is MAKKISKILLYLIVILGAITMLIPFLWMISTSLKTAPETIAVPPIWIPKVLQWGNYVKAWNEAPFGQYFINSTIVTVITTVGQLFTSILAAFAFARLKFYGKNLLFIIFLGTMMIPGEMLIIPNFVTLSHLGQIDHYGALILPWLASFFTVFTLRQTFQSTPNQIYYAAKIDGASDWKYLWQVLVPMSKSTITAVTVLQVIGSWNAFMWPLIVTNSDKMRTLPVGLQAFTTDAGTQYQLLMAASTFVIIPMVVLYIFLQKYIIAGISKAGLKG
- a CDS encoding carbohydrate ABC transporter permease, with protein sequence MLNEKASLKSTAKAALYLLPMLVITITFNIWPIINSFLMSLYTKYDFYTDKVSAWGFDNFVYLWNDPDFHLAVRNTLVFVVGVVPITVILSLIIALLLNQVKIISGFFRTVYFLPFVTSTVAIAMVWNWMFHSNYGLINYFMGWFGIHPINWLTDPHYALLALIIMSIWKSLGFNIILFLVGLNNIDHGYYEAAEIDGANARQRFWNITIPMLSPITFLVSVNGIIGSFKVFDEIFALFQGTPGPGKADLTIVYYLYQKFYTEYKYPIAAASGVVLFFLILLVTLVQLWYSRKHVHY